In Candidatus Polarisedimenticolia bacterium, one genomic interval encodes:
- a CDS encoding DUF1326 domain-containing protein, whose amino-acid sequence MRKPILALLILIAAAAVALAVPPAPSNTYDVTADTIEGCSCPLFCTCYFGPSADEHMCQFNNVYKFRKGSHYGATDISDQIVWVTGDLGGEWHTNPGPGMPTNWAVMTFDSKSSPAQKEAIQKVFGIVFNVTWKKFSTRDDSISWEDTPKMSHAKMASGLAEITLDKDSTLRPNKGQPVVIKNLQYWFSNSNEGFVLAYSKHHFDGETKFTQDHKNGFTIAWNAKGPIPAAGKAGQP is encoded by the coding sequence ATGAGGAAGCCGATTCTCGCGCTCCTGATCCTGATCGCCGCCGCCGCGGTCGCCTTGGCCGTGCCGCCCGCTCCAAGCAACACCTACGACGTGACCGCGGACACCATCGAGGGCTGCTCCTGCCCGCTGTTCTGCACCTGCTACTTCGGCCCCTCCGCCGACGAGCACATGTGCCAGTTCAACAACGTCTACAAGTTCCGCAAGGGGAGCCACTACGGCGCGACGGATATCTCCGACCAGATTGTCTGGGTGACCGGAGATCTGGGAGGCGAGTGGCACACCAACCCCGGACCCGGAATGCCCACCAACTGGGCGGTCATGACCTTCGATTCCAAGTCGTCTCCCGCCCAGAAGGAAGCGATCCAGAAGGTGTTCGGCATCGTCTTCAACGTGACCTGGAAGAAGTTCAGCACCCGGGACGACTCGATCAGCTGGGAAGACACTCCCAAGATGTCGCACGCCAAGATGGCCAGCGGCCTGGCCGAGATCACCTTGGACAAGGATTCGACGCTGCGTCCCAACAAGGGCCAGCCGGTAGTGATCAAGAACCTGCAGTACTGGTTCTCCAACTCGAACGAAGGGTTCGTCCTTGCCTACTCCAAGCACCACTTCGACGGCGAGACGAAGTTCACCCAGGACCACAAGAACGGCTTCACGATTGCCTGGAACGCCAAGGGGCCGATTCCGGCCGCGGGCAAGGCCGGGCAGCCCTGA
- a CDS encoding glycosyltransferase has translation MENGNGGPVTIPGPPAFQAPEPRLSVVIPAHNEEKYLPRLLAGIAAARARYRRGAGAVEVVVADNESTDGTAEVSQTRGCRVVPVSKRVIAAARNGGARASKGEILAFVDADTMVHPDTFNAIEAALEGEKVVGGATGMTMERWSTGIALTYVALVPLVRILGVDGGVVFCRRDDFIELGGYDESRLYAEDVDFLLKLKRFGRRRGQRFERLQGVKAIASARKFDRHGDWHYFSGMLRFAWGGLFDRASLQRLIRTYWYEDPR, from the coding sequence ATGGAAAACGGCAACGGCGGGCCGGTGACGATTCCCGGCCCGCCCGCGTTCCAGGCTCCCGAGCCCCGCCTCTCCGTCGTCATCCCCGCCCACAACGAAGAGAAGTACCTGCCTCGCCTGCTCGCCGGCATTGCTGCGGCGCGCGCCCGCTACCGTCGGGGCGCGGGGGCGGTCGAGGTGGTGGTCGCCGACAACGAATCGACCGACGGCACCGCCGAAGTGTCGCAGACGCGCGGATGCCGGGTGGTGCCGGTCTCCAAGCGCGTCATCGCCGCCGCCCGCAACGGCGGCGCGCGCGCCTCGAAGGGTGAGATTCTCGCTTTCGTCGACGCCGACACCATGGTCCATCCCGACACCTTCAACGCCATCGAGGCGGCACTGGAGGGAGAGAAGGTGGTGGGCGGCGCGACGGGGATGACGATGGAGCGCTGGTCCACGGGAATCGCGCTCACTTATGTCGCGCTCGTCCCGCTGGTCCGGATTCTCGGCGTCGACGGAGGGGTCGTCTTCTGCCGCCGCGACGATTTCATCGAGCTGGGGGGCTACGACGAGAGCCGGCTCTACGCCGAGGACGTCGATTTCCTGCTGAAGCTCAAGCGCTTCGGCCGCCGGCGTGGGCAGCGCTTCGAGCGCCTGCAGGGAGTGAAGGCGATCGCCTCGGCCCGCAAGTTCGATCGCCACGGAGACTGGCACTATTTCTCCGGGATGCTGCGCTTTGCCTGGGGCGGGCTGTTCGACCGCGCCTCATTGCAGCGGCTCATCCGCACCTACTGGTACGAGGACCCGCGCTGA
- a CDS encoding MMPL family transporter, giving the protein MNRRDAPFLQETFRRIIRHRWWILSLYALLFPVAVVLAMRVPTDNSIDRLIVRDDPDYLAQEAFRKLFPEGEHVVLLAEAADPFAPGVVQKVEEIEARLAGLPGVRTFSAPALFRRADAVAGARQDFRRFATGTELLRKQGLVGDDFLGIAVEIGGGSAGERSKNLAAIDRALAPIESAPAPLRALRKIGGPYVDAYLEAETRSSSTRYFPLFGLFIVGINLALYRSVRTLAAFLITLAASVAFTMAFARLAGYASTIVSSLVPLTVLITCTAALVYIQSRYAENPEGNDPETHQIFTLANKFLATSASIFAAAIGFAALAVSKIRPIREMGLWVAAGLLLTWVAVFTLFPALQRILRTPILPRRTAAGKLLLRLLEALPRFSYRWRWALLAGSLILMGAGAVALTGAGRTIAPMRLQTDALDYIDPDLPLSRDTRRFEKAIGGLSVVQIWVSSPAGRILDAGVLRGLEELSVKLESDARIGSVTGPTTMLRWMRYLAGGADRLDGDDAAWEGHAATMEGLMLQEPELRSFVDVAGLSDARLTLIYRAEEFQGVEPLKRLVRTMWDSVAATDPALSGCRMRLVGEGMLQAKIAQHMVPTLTESFFLTAVIIFLAFLLVFRSGAARIMAMIPSLFAILVMFLVMRLTGIPLNVATILIASTVLGASENDQIHFFYHFQERRSSGTTEQALAHALRIAGRAIVFATFINAGGFLALALSRLPPMRQFGIVTSSAFVLSMLASFTALPAALWIFSRESPAGKAGR; this is encoded by the coding sequence ATCCGCCATCGCTGGTGGATCCTCTCCCTCTACGCGCTTCTCTTCCCCGTTGCCGTCGTGCTGGCGATGCGGGTTCCCACCGACAATTCGATCGATCGCCTGATCGTCCGGGACGATCCCGACTATCTCGCCCAGGAAGCCTTTCGCAAGCTCTTCCCGGAAGGCGAGCATGTCGTGCTGCTGGCCGAGGCGGCCGATCCTTTCGCCCCGGGGGTGGTCCAAAAGGTGGAGGAGATTGAAGCGCGCCTTGCAGGGCTGCCGGGGGTCCGCACCTTCTCGGCGCCTGCCCTGTTCCGCCGCGCCGACGCAGTGGCCGGCGCGCGTCAGGATTTCCGGCGCTTCGCGACCGGCACCGAGCTGCTGCGCAAGCAGGGACTCGTGGGCGACGATTTCCTGGGGATCGCGGTCGAGATCGGGGGCGGCAGCGCCGGCGAAAGGAGCAAGAACCTGGCCGCCATCGACCGGGCCCTGGCGCCGATCGAGTCGGCGCCGGCCCCGCTGCGCGCCTTGCGGAAGATCGGCGGCCCTTACGTGGATGCCTACCTGGAAGCGGAGACCCGCAGCTCCTCGACGCGCTACTTTCCTTTGTTCGGCTTGTTCATCGTCGGCATCAATCTGGCGCTGTACCGCTCCGTGCGGACCCTGGCGGCCTTCCTGATCACGCTCGCCGCCAGCGTTGCTTTTACGATGGCCTTCGCACGTCTGGCGGGATATGCCTCGACCATCGTCTCGTCCCTCGTCCCCTTGACGGTCCTGATCACCTGCACCGCGGCCCTCGTCTACATCCAGTCCCGCTATGCGGAGAACCCCGAGGGAAACGATCCGGAGACTCACCAGATTTTCACGCTGGCCAACAAGTTCCTGGCCACCAGCGCTTCGATCTTCGCCGCCGCGATCGGCTTCGCGGCACTCGCCGTCTCGAAGATCCGGCCCATCCGGGAAATGGGGCTGTGGGTTGCTGCGGGGCTTCTCCTGACCTGGGTTGCCGTCTTCACTCTCTTCCCCGCCCTGCAACGCATCCTCCGGACCCCGATCCTCCCCCGCCGGACCGCGGCGGGCAAGCTGCTCCTGCGTCTCCTCGAAGCTCTGCCGCGCTTCTCGTACCGCTGGCGCTGGGCGCTCCTGGCCGGCTCGCTGATCCTGATGGGGGCCGGCGCCGTGGCGCTCACCGGCGCGGGCCGCACCATCGCCCCGATGCGCCTGCAGACCGACGCCCTCGATTACATCGACCCCGATTTGCCGCTCAGCCGGGACACGCGCCGGTTCGAGAAGGCGATCGGCGGACTGTCGGTGGTGCAGATCTGGGTCTCCTCCCCGGCCGGCCGGATCCTGGATGCCGGCGTGCTGCGCGGTCTCGAGGAGCTCTCGGTGAAGCTGGAGTCCGATGCACGGATCGGATCGGTGACCGGACCCACGACGATGCTGCGCTGGATGCGCTATCTCGCCGGAGGGGCGGATCGGCTGGACGGAGATGACGCAGCGTGGGAAGGGCATGCGGCGACGATGGAGGGGCTGATGCTGCAGGAGCCGGAGCTGCGCTCCTTCGTCGACGTGGCGGGCCTGTCGGATGCGCGCCTGACGCTGATCTACCGGGCGGAGGAGTTCCAGGGCGTCGAGCCGCTCAAGCGCCTCGTCCGGACGATGTGGGACTCCGTCGCGGCCACGGACCCGGCGCTGTCCGGCTGCCGGATGCGGCTGGTGGGAGAAGGGATGCTGCAGGCGAAGATCGCGCAGCACATGGTCCCCACCCTGACGGAGAGCTTCTTCCTGACCGCGGTCATCATCTTCCTGGCCTTCTTGCTGGTCTTCCGCAGCGGCGCCGCGCGGATCATGGCGATGATCCCGTCGCTGTTCGCCATCCTGGTGATGTTCCTGGTGATGCGGCTGACCGGGATCCCGCTGAACGTCGCCACCATCCTGATCGCCTCCACGGTGCTGGGGGCCTCGGAGAACGACCAGATCCACTTCTTCTATCACTTCCAGGAGAGGCGCAGCTCGGGGACCACCGAGCAGGCGCTGGCGCATGCGCTGCGCATCGCCGGCCGGGCGATCGTCTTCGCGACCTTCATCAACGCCGGAGGCTTCCTGGCGCTGGCGCTGTCGCGGCTGCCGCCGATGCGCCAGTTCGGGATCGTCACTTCCAGCGCCTTCGTCCTGTCGATGCTGGCCAGCTTTACCGCGCTGCCGGCGGCTTTGTGGATCTTTTCGCGCGAGTCGCCGGCGGGGAAGGCGGGACGCTAG